From Priestia filamentosa, a single genomic window includes:
- a CDS encoding RraA family protein, which yields MSIENKFQEVSTTCVSDAMEGLNNLDSSIKPLQDKYKVMGRAFTVKMPVGDNLIFLRAIREARPGDILVVAAKGDTYRAIAGDFIVGMAKTLGIKGIVVDGVIRDLEGIKRLDFPVFCKGTTVAASGKAGNGELNVPISCGGVTISPGDLIIGDGDGVVVVPQAMEREVLDKALDKLALDIKREEKVSGDREEVIKYLDHFLSK from the coding sequence ATGAGTATAGAGAATAAATTTCAAGAGGTTTCAACTACCTGTGTTTCTGATGCTATGGAAGGTCTTAATAATTTAGATTCATCGATCAAGCCATTACAAGATAAGTATAAAGTTATGGGAAGAGCTTTTACCGTTAAAATGCCTGTAGGCGACAATCTCATTTTTTTGCGAGCGATTAGAGAAGCTAGACCAGGAGATATATTAGTTGTTGCTGCAAAAGGGGATACATATCGGGCAATTGCCGGCGACTTTATAGTAGGCATGGCCAAAACATTAGGAATTAAAGGAATTGTTGTCGATGGAGTTATCCGTGATCTTGAAGGAATTAAAAGACTAGACTTTCCAGTTTTTTGTAAAGGAACAACAGTAGCGGCGAGTGGAAAAGCAGGGAATGGTGAATTAAATGTGCCTATTTCTTGTGGAGGGGTTACCATTTCTCCTGGCGATCTTATTATTGGTGATGGTGATGGGGTCGTAGTAGTGCCTCAAGCAATGGAACGAGAAGTTCTTGATAAAGCATTAGATAAATTAGCGTTAGATATAAAAAGAGAAGAGAAGGTTTCTGGGGATCGGGAAGAAGTTATAAAATATCTAGATCATTTTCTTTCAAAGTAA
- the cdaS gene encoding sporulation-specific diadenylate cyclase CdaS translates to MDTPNCDFSPMKQQLAEGIQQISTELQHSISVLDNESYCLLGKLEGIKEKFINIESVAASFYLNCYLAAFTDKYAELSLCVQRLSDRRHGALIVVERRDVLDSFIQKGTDIGANLTPALLEAIFYPGNPLHDGAVLIRSNQIISAANVLPLTATVISGKKLGTRHRAALGLTERSDALVLIVSEETGRVSFALNGKLYPIITTASL, encoded by the coding sequence GTGGACACTCCTAATTGCGATTTTTCCCCAATGAAACAGCAATTGGCAGAAGGAATACAGCAAATTTCGACTGAACTTCAACATAGTATAAGTGTACTAGACAATGAAAGCTATTGTCTTTTAGGGAAACTAGAGGGTATTAAAGAAAAGTTTATTAATATTGAATCTGTCGCTGCTTCTTTTTATTTAAACTGCTATTTAGCAGCTTTTACAGACAAATATGCGGAGCTGTCTCTTTGTGTTCAGCGACTGTCCGACCGGCGTCATGGTGCATTAATCGTCGTAGAACGTCGTGATGTCCTTGATTCTTTCATCCAAAAAGGAACCGATATAGGAGCCAATTTAACTCCTGCATTGTTAGAAGCTATCTTTTACCCTGGGAACCCTCTCCATGATGGTGCTGTATTGATCCGCTCTAACCAAATCATTTCAGCGGCGAATGTTCTTCCTCTTACAGCTACCGTTATAAGTGGAAAAAAACTAGGTACCCGACATCGTGCTGCACTAGGCTTAACAGAGCGAAGTGATGCGCTTGTCCTTATTGTATCTGAAGAGACAGGAAGAGTTTCCTTTGCGCTT